In the Procambarus clarkii isolate CNS0578487 chromosome 70, FALCON_Pclarkii_2.0, whole genome shotgun sequence genome, agaattagaagccccagcaatggctgggggggggggagagaaaggaatagccacgaaaacgaccaggacgagcaccaagcatcggctcctggagacagacacaaaggggcgaaaaccgcgaaaccagaagttggagttcgaggaaattggcgtaataacctcgaacgttccattgaagaatggacaacgacgagaagagaaaggacaaaaacagagaacaaggaagaaacaaaggcgaaagaccaacagagcacgttaaagaatatcagggtcgggatcagggtcagcaaagtcagggttagggggcatgggtaaactgagcaaagacggagggaaggaaacgggagaacagatcagaggtgggcgggcagggtccggaggaggaggaggaggaggaggaggaggaggaggaggaggaggaggagacaacggagaggagcagtcaaggacagcagcaggaagagggggagtagaaagagaggagcgcaccccagcaagagcagcaaccgaaagggaagcaggggccaaagaaacctccatagcaggaacagggggcgcaagcactgaaacgggagtggaaggagcaacagagccagaaggaggagctgaggaagaaagcgaagccttcttacccgccggggaagaggaaggagaggagccaggcttacgcttctgacttaaagagaccggtgtcccagcaactacgtaccgggcaacggattccagtgtctcaacaggagaagccgaacgagagcacacacgacggccgttaggagagcgatggacatccgcccgcaccgacaggcggcggggagagccgatagatggaggaagaggatgggaaggaggatcggagggggacgaggaaggagacacagaagacacgacagaccgggtagaaggaaggggaaccccagacagaggaccaggaggaggatccttcgagagagaacccaaagggacagaggagggggcagtgggcgcatcagggtccaaggcctggaaacggttgtgagtctgaggaaggcgggaaggacgaggagaggaagagcgcaacactcgagcataagagatattagcataaggcgggagccggcgaacctggcgcctcgcctcaggaaaagataaacgctcccggtgcttcaagttgaggacggctgcctcaagcttgtaatggacacaagcacgggagaaggtaggatgggcctcaccgcagttgaggcaacgagcctggggagaagcgcactccgacttagagtgaccttcgccaccacacaaaggacagagagagacagtcccggagcagcggagggcaccatgcccaaacctccagcacttgttgcagagccgaggagaaggaatgtactcctggacagagcacctggcaccagcaagaatgacagagggtggaagggtcctaccatcaaaggtaatcttcacaacccggaggggttgacggcgactaccacgagggggacgagtaaacgtgtccacctggagaatagaatggccctgggcagcgaggatatgtcgaatatcgtcgtggcagtcgcgtaggtcccgaacaccggtcgcaacatggggcgggagcaaaatagtgccaacactggcattcaactgaacgttcttcgagacccgaacgggggtctcgccaaggcaggataaggcagccaagcgggaagcagcatcctgagaaggagcagcaacgacacgcgtaccgagacgagtggggttaaaagtaatggaggcatccacggaatcaatgagatgtcgatgaagggagaaatcgtcaggaggcgcagaatcaagagggaggagatcaaaatatttggcccacgaagcgggaccaaacaaggcttgataggtagcagaactggaaggaatcgagcgagggcggccgtgacgagaacggcggtgagaacccccagagagagaggggtcaaaaggcgcagtagttacaactagagaaggagccgcgccaggggacgaggtagtcaccactgggggcttggggctcgacccaaccacagaggagggaggggagccaggggaaggagtcagagaggccaaaggaggagcaaggtcggggcccaatgcagcggaggctacagagcccggtcttccaatacggaccgactcgggggcttggtcgcccaccccacgagcctgaaaaggtaagccagaagcagccgaaacaggggttatcatcttgacgaaattacgaattcactcacgaatgtgcccccacacccaccatggagccacaattagaggcaggacacccaacaagaagctatcgccgatcttgtcggggcctcctaggggtgcgtcgtgagtatacgccccacaaacgccaccttaagaaaccgacagtccgtcgagatcgggttcagtgacgaagtggggattgacaataaaaggttcccctcgctctcgacgtcgggtactgcagttctacgggtgcaagagtatgcctcctcaagcacccgggcgtcaaagtagaagaagtccaagggaagaaccagaacgagcaaaaggtcggcaggaaacggcaagcagataggagaagaggggggagaaaaacgaaacagaaggaaaaggaaaagatgcccagcagaattggagaggacggcagcaggagcacaaggctagaaaaggacagaggactgtcccaaggagcatcacactccggcagccgcccactaagcccccagacggcgacaacgagctgagcggggagggggtaaagatgctcaattattaatttactgGTATGTACCCTGAAGCATGCATCAAAATTGAAGTCAGGCAGATCAAATTGGCAaggtcaaatacaaataattacccaCTTCCAACAAATGGTGAACCTGACATTTTTATCtactgtattattattcataATTATAATAAATCTTTGTGCAATTATTTTGAATTTTCTTCAATATATTTTGTCTCATTTAATTTTCCACTTAATAAACAATTAATCCATTAAAAGAAGTTTCAAGAAGAGGTAAACTAATAAGAATAATGACCTGGTTAAAATGAAAACTTCTTATCCTGCTCATTTTGCAGGAAGCATATATCTGAAGACATTATCAATAAATTATTAATTATGCCTTTAAGAGGTTGTCAACGTCTTCACACAACACTGGCAGAAAGTTATGCAAGTGCACCTCATTATAAAGATATTTATGCTACAACAGGTAAatgtaaataaattatataaagcATAACTGGTTCACtagttaaataataaaaataattacccGTAGTTTAAAACTTTAAATACATACCGGTAAttcataaataaattataatctaGATATAACTAATACTGTATTGCTTATCATAGGGTAAACTTCTTGTATTTTTAATATAAAACACTGTTAATGGGTTATGTTTGACATCCATCATGCACTGTATACACAGAAACATAGATGACAGTAAATTTTAAGTACTGTGTCACTATACTGTTTACTCATCATAAAACAAGTAACTATCACAGAACACTAATGCTACATTCTTGTTTCTTAATGTCCCCCACATACCCATTTTAAGTTACTTTCACTGTTAACATTCTTGGTTTCTCTTACAGAACGGTGCTGGCACTGACAAGCATATGCTCGAATCCCACGCTGAGAATCCAGACGAGCTCTCAAGCGACTGATGTCGGGGTAATTATTACGGAGAAAGAGATAATCTGTTTTCTCGGCCCAGGCAAATCCATCAATCAATATTACAAAGGAGTCGCACAAAACACACCGAAGCTTATCACATGCTCTGGAATGAAGAATTACATTACTGTGCATAAGTTGGTTTactgcatataaataaataatgataacaaaaacaaaaaacaattgtAGGGGCACTAAATGCACAGCAGCACATATAGCAGAGTATATTATATTCATGCAGTTAATATGATATTACTCTAAGTTTAAACAGTAATTTTTTAACAATGTGATGATTTATTTCACATATTATAGATGATGCTTCAATAATCCCTTAAAAATTAGGAAGTATCTGTATCTGAGAACCatacatacacgcacgcacgcacgtgcgtgcgtgcgtgtgtgtgcgtgtgtgtgtgtgtgtgtgaaaactaCAAGGTATCCCTACTTGTAATACCAAATAATGCACATAATAACTCCATTCTTTTGCATCATGGATATCATGGTAATAAATTCAAATACGAGTTAAAACTGACCTGAGAGTGGCACCTGTTGACATTCCTTTTGGGCAAGTTGTCCCACTGAGGATGGGTGTACTACACTTTCTACTCCCTCCTGACTTTGAGCTggcaatgtctgaaatgttgcctGAGTCTATTGGTTGTGGCGGTGGCTCAAACTCATCAAGCAGATCTTTCAGGTCATCTGACTTGACACTTTCACTGTAAAaaaaaaccagctttgaatgtaatgaaatgcctctttctgatgGATTTTTGGTGGTTCCTTAGTACTGTACATGCTACCTGGCAAGCTCCACCCATTTCAATCCATGCTAGGCCCTTGTGAATCATATATATAAGCCCACTGAGGACCAGAGGCCAAAACCTGGCTCTCCTCCTAAAAGGTGAAAGGAACAGGTGTTCGTAAATCACCCTAACCAAGAAAAGGCCACTAGAAATAGGCATTTCAAAACAAAATACAATAACATAAAGAAACAACAGAAAACAGAACAGCAAATACCCAAGATTCATAAACCACTCAGTGGTGAAGCTATTCTTACTTTAGTTACACCTGAACACCACCAGGAAGCTGCGGACCTTCCTTTTTACACCACCACACTTAAGCTTTCAGTCATATAGCCTGGAAAACAGAAAACCAAAGCCTCAAAATGAGAAAAGGATGGCCCCAAGGAGCTACCAAGGACCCTCCAGAAAGTGGCAGTTCATTACATTCACTGCTAGTTTTCTGGGAAGACTCTTAATGGTGGCTCCTCGGTGATATGCTACCTTGGAGAAAACAAAAGGGGGTACTCACCAAGGGTGGAAGAGTTCCACAGAAAATAACCCCCAGGAAGGGAAGCTAGTGATGAATTAACCATCCCAAAGCCATAGAAGCCCAGTGTAACAAACTAAGCTTGTTGTGGAGGATCATTTATCATAGATTCTCAGTCATAGTTATTACATTGGTCCATGGGGTTTTGGAAAGTTGCAGTCAGACGAGAGTTCCTACCTGAGTAGCCAGAAAAAGTCATATCCAAAGGGATTAAAGGGATTAACACGTTTAGAATACAAGATGGCCGTCTCCTTTGTTTTAATGCAACAAGTAATTAATATGTCAGCTATCACAGCAATTACAGTAATAACTAATCTGGTTTAAAAATGTATGTTACGTTACATGTATGTAAAGTCAAGATCAGGGTCCATATACTTGCACAAAGAAAGTAACGTCAGTAGGGAGGGGTACTAGTTCGTCGAGCAGCGTACTCGACCCGACCTGGGTCAAGGGGGTCACCAGAACCCTCCATATTCATTAATTCACAAAGTACAAAATTCAGTTCACTTCACAAAGTACGATTTTCTAGATTAATACCCACAAAGAACTCATTCATAGCACTAATTGTAATTTTCCAAGATGTCTAATTTAATTACCACCAGCTTTAATAATACTGTATACGATTCACGGGGACCTAGCGTGGGTTGAATTGGGTGGAGATTGCAAGGTAGCAAGCACCAATAGCCACAATTACGAGCCCTCCTGACAACTGTTAAATGTTATGATTATTTCATCCATATGAATTTAAGTTTATATCACTAGAAGTGCCCTAACACACTCTTATTTTTCTTAGTTTATGTTTTGGGctggaaaaatattaaattatggtAGAATATGCTCTATAAGAAACAACCAAACAACAGTTCCAAAAAATTATTCTATTTTCATAGAATTCTCAGCTATGGTAAAAGATTAATGCACATGTAAGTATTTAATATTGATTTTTCCCCTCCTCCATAGCTTAATTTCAGACAAAAACGAAATACTGTAGTCACAAATAACTGGTAACGCTAGTGTTCATCGCTCCTCCTTTTATGTAAATGTATTACATTTACAATTTACAAAAATTCCTAGCTCAGTTTCCTCTGCCCATTAATCATGACTGCAACTTAAGTCAAATAAACTTACCAAATTTTATCTTTTTTTCTTAACTTAGAATTTGTGAAACTTTCTTCCACCTCATCCAGTAGGTCATCAATGTCATCTGCCATAGTTACctgttaaagtaattattatctgTTTAATTATTCATATAATTGTAACTACCCGATATATTAATATGATTATAAAACTGTCTGTACTTTGTTGGTAAATAAAGATGTAGaatgttataatctaatcaaactGTATATATTAACATACTATAATACCACGAGCACTATGTTGTTACATTGACGGCATTATGTAGACAAAAGTTGAGTAGTTTTGACATTTCGACATGTACATGATGTCTTGCCTGTAAAAGCTTTACTAAATCTAACAGATACACACATGATTAGTGTAATAGGGAAAGGTTAAACCtcatgtccctggaagacagaagagtaagtggagacataaccacctacaaaattctcagggaaattgacagggtggacaaataaactcgttagcatgggtggaacactaaCAAGTGGATACagttggaaacttagtacccaaatgagccacagagacattagaaagaattttcatagtgttagagtagttaacaaatggaatgcattaagcattcatgtggtggaggcagactccatacacagtttcagatgtagatttgataagagcccaataggctctagaatctgtacaccagttgattggcagttgaggcaggaccaaagagccaaggctcaacccctgcaagcataactaggtgagtaccatcaAACAGAACAGAGAAGGAAAATTCAAGACTACTAACCCTCTTGCTAAATTAATGGTTCATAAATATAAATTGCAAAATATAATTCCTTATGTCTCTCACCTTTGCTTAAGTGACCCCACTTCCATTCTCATGTTTTCCCCCAGTTTATCTATTAGATTTGATAAAAGACCTTACAGACAAAATGGTATCTATAACACCCTAGGGAATAACCGAGTTCCGCACCTAATACCTGATCATAGACAGGAAAGTACCTCTACACTCTGAAGGTTCCAAGCCAATGGCCAGGCGATGGTTGAACTTTCTGCACTGCCAATGTGGAAGGGGCGACCCCCAGTGAAGTCCAAGCTAAACCACAGCTAAGTGCAACCCGGACTCCAAAACCCTTAGATTTTCCAGAGAACAGAGCAAGGGGTGGGAGGGGATTAAAGACGACCAGTGTACCATGCCAGATGGAAAGAGAAAGGTGAACATAGAACCAagagcagtccccgtggcgcagtgataAAACACTCGCCCAGCGCTTCGCACGCTCTTTGGGCCGAGTTTGTATCCTGGCTTGGGAGGATTGACAGgatgtcaatccttaactgtatcctctgtttacccagcagtgaatgggtacctggtttttaaacgatttggtgggtcgtattccagggaaaattagaatcaaggacctgcccgaggtgcaatgcgtgctagtggctttacaagaatgcaagAACTCTTGTCTGTAATCCCCGTGGCATAGTGGTCACAGTCCCCGTGGCATAGTGTTAAGAC is a window encoding:
- the LOC123775288 gene encoding cilia- and flagella-associated protein 418, with protein sequence MADDIDDLLDEVEESFTNSKLRKKDKICESVKSDDLKDLLDEFEPPPQPIDSGNISDIASSKSGGSRKCSTPILSGTTCPKGMSTGATLRACDKLRCVLCDSFVILIDGFAWAEKTDYLFLRNNYPDISRLRARLDSQRGIRAYACQCQHRSVRETKNVNSESNLKWVCGGH